The following are from one region of the Fusarium keratoplasticum isolate Fu6.1 chromosome 4, whole genome shotgun sequence genome:
- a CDS encoding PP28 domain-containing protein, with protein MAGGPGTSSRGRGGKFRKPARGGGKKFSRDIRPVDADGNEISMWSVDAKRKDDDDDDDDDDDSEDDETTEDETTEEEDSDDDDDAPGPSAAPAQELSREDRKAEKKARKEAAIAKQRAKTVEVGDMPSSDDDDDDSEEDSEDDDDMPANPNHSKKARNQTKAGVEEITEGVSNMAAPSRREREALEAAAAKERHMRLTAQGKTDEAKADLARLKAIREQRALDAARRQAEREEKEALEKAKKAEFEAKEARRKETAAKKGKKK; from the exons ATGGCTGGTGGTCCTGGAACGAGCTCTCGCGGTCGCGGAGGAAAGTTTCGAAAGCCCGCTCGAGGAG GTGGCAAGAAATTCTCGCGAGACATTCGTCCCGTTGACGCCGATGGCAACGAGATCAGCATGTGGAGCGTTGACGCCAAAcgcaaggacgacgacgacgatgacgatgacgacgacgacagcgaagatgacgagaccACCGAAGACGAGACtaccgaagaagaggatagcgacgatgacgacgacgctcCTGGTCCTTCTGCAGCACCAGCCCAGGAACTATCACGCGAAGACCGCAAGGCTGAGAAAAAGGCCCGCAAAGAGGCAGCCATAGCCAAGCAGAGAGCTAAGactgtcgaggttggcgacaTGCCTtcgagcgacgacgacgacgacgacagcgaaGAGGATAgtgaggacgatgacgatatGCCCGCCAACCCCAATCACTCTAAGAAGGCTCGCAACCAGACCAAGGCGGGTGTTGAAGAGATCACAGAGGGGGTCAGCAACATGGCTGCCCCGAGTCGACGTGAGCGCGAGGCTCTGGAGGCGGCTGCCGCAAAGGAGAGACATATGCGCCTGACAGCTCAGGGCAAGAcagacgaggccaaggctgatcTGGCCCGTCTCAAGGCCATTCGCGAGCAGCGCGCTCTCGATGCTGCCCGAAGACAA GCTGAGcgtgaagagaaggaagcactggaaaaggccaagaaggccgagttcgaggccaaggaggctcGTCGGAAGGAAAcggccgccaagaagggaaagaagaaatGA